The genomic interval TTTCTCTATAAATTTCATTTGAGTCGAGTAATTGCTGATAGGCATTTAAAAGTGGGACAATATCTCGCCCAAATTGGATTGCTCCTTGATAACAAATAGTTAGTTTTTTATTTTTCTTAAATGTTATACTACTATCAGATAAATTAAAAACACTTTCTTCATATTGATGTGGGAGTGTAAAAAATTTAGAACTCCTTCCGTATAGGTACCCCATGTCCTTTGTCAAAGTCATTGCGGGAGTAATGCAAGCTTTTGCCTGATGCACCACCTTACTCATTGTTTTTAATCTAAAAAGCTCTAATGATATTAATTTTCTATCATTCCCAGAACACCAAAATAGTGGGTAGGGATCATGAAAATTAATAATCGCTTTTTTTAAAATAGGTAAATCTATTGCCCCAAGAATGGCTTCATATTCTACTCCACAACTCCTTATAAAAATATGATCGTATTTTTGGTAATCAATTTTGGCCATATACAAGCCATACTGTTTTTGAATATGTCGTTCGTTTAATGATATATGAAATAATCGCCAATAGATTTTATTGAACCATCGTGTCATCAAAGGCACTTTTACAGCTACTAAATGTGTCTCGATCTCATCTACAGGCAACAAGTCCAATTGATCCTCACTAGGCTGTTGCTTCAAGTAAAAAACATCAATACTTGAATCAGGATAAACCTTCTTTAATTTAGCAATGAAAGACCTTGAAACTACACCTTCGCTAGTTCCAGAAACCCTTAAATCTTGCGCTATTACTAAAAATTTCATCTGTATGTATTTAATAAAAAATCAACGATAACCTTGGAAGCAATGCCTGTGCCATATGGATTTTGGATGTTTCCAAACCCATTAAACTCTTCTAAATGGTGAATAATTTGTTTTTCAATATCCAGTTGATTAGTACCTACGATAGTTGAAAACCCTGCATCTAAACCTTCTGGTCTTTCTGAAATATCACGAGTAATCAAAACAGGTTTTCCTAAAGTAGGAGCTTCTTCTTGAATTCCTCCCGAATCGGTTACAATTAAAAAAGACTGCATCATTAACCATACAAAAGCAGGATAAGTAACGGGAGAAATGAGATAAACATTTTTCTGATTGGCTAATTTTTCATTGACTATTCCTTTAACATTAGGGTTTAAATGAACCGGATAAACAATTCTAACATCATCTCGTTTTGCAATAGTTAACAATGAATCACAAACATTAGAAAATCCCAAGCCGTAATTCTCTCTACGATGACCTGTAACTAATATTATTTTTTTATCTAGTGGAATCATTTTTTTCAGAAGTACAATCTCTCGATTACAAAAACCCTTTTGTTTTATTTTTTCTATAGTCCATAATAGAGCATCAATTACTGTATTTCCTGTATGCACAATATTATTAAGCTGAATACCCTCATCAAGTAAATTTTGCATTGCTCCTTTAGTTGGAGCAAAATGAATATCTGCTATTTTACTTGTAAATTGTCTATTTATTTCCTCAGGAAAAGGTGCTCGTTTATTATAGCTACGTAATCCTGCCTCTACATGCCCCACTTTGATTCCTAAATGAAATGCTGACAAAGCCACTATTGAAGAAGTTGTAGTATCTCCATGAACCAATACTAAATCAGGTTTTACTTCCTTAAGTACATTATCCATTTTTGATAAAATTGCGGCACTAAGTGTATTCAGTGTTTGATTCGGCTGCATTAAATTTAAATCGTAGTCAGGTACAAGTTCAAAGAAATCCAAAACCTGATCTAACATCTCCCTATGTTGTGCAGTTACACAAACAACTACTTTAAAATCTTTTTGCTTTTTTAATGTATGAATTAAAATAGCCATTTTTATGGCTTCAGGTCGTGTGCCGAAACAAAGTAATATTTTCATGTTTTTTTTCTATTAATCCTTTTTTTTATTCTATATATTATAAGACGTAAAGGTAGCAACATATAAAAAAAATACCATTTTAACTTTTCCAATAGAGATATTTTAAGTTCCGTTATAATACGACAAAACAAATCATATTCTTTAAACTCTATTGATCTAGTAATAAAATAACGTAAAATCAATTTTGAAAGAATTCTTTTTCTTTCCAGATCACTCACTACCAAAATAATAGCCATCGCAAAAGAACTCCTTCTCGTAGGGTTATTTTGATAAAATTCACCTGTATTAGAATTGGGGTGTTTCCTTCCGTAAAATAATGTTTTACTAATTGATACCCCTTTAAAACCTGAAGTAATAATTCTAGAATATAATTCCCATTCTTCAGCATACATAAGTGATTCTTCAAATTTATTTTCTACAAAACAGACTTTCTTCCACATCACTGCACAAGAATTAAATTGAAGTTCGTTTGTCAAAATTCTATAAATATCTTTTTTACCAATATCGAATGAAGTATACGATTTGGAAAAATCAAAAATAGTATAATCAAAATCGCCCGTAAAAACATTCCTTATATAACGGCAAAAAGAGATAGCTGGATCGGCTAATTCGTGGACGCAAAGTTCCAAATTTTGTGGATGGGCAATATCATCATCATCAAAAAAGATAATATAATCTCCCTGTGCCAAATCCAATCCATAATTACGACTTCCTGGTAGACCTTTTTGATAATTATCAGTCCTTTTAAAATACCGAAACCGATTATCCTTTTGTAAAATTGGAGTAAGCACTTCTATTGTATTATCTGTACCCCCATCATCAATAATAATACATTCCCAATCATTAAACACTTGGCTTTGTATTGACTGTAAGGCTTCAACAATAAAATTTGCTCTATTATATGTTGCGACAATGATTGAAACTTTTGGACTCATTAATTCACTTTCAAAAAATATTTAACTAATTTTTTCAACTCATTTTTCCCTAATACTCTCCCATAATTACTTAATACAAAAAAT from Flavobacterium ovatum carries:
- the wecB gene encoding UDP-N-acetylglucosamine 2-epimerase (non-hydrolyzing); protein product: MKILLCFGTRPEAIKMAILIHTLKKQKDFKVVVCVTAQHREMLDQVLDFFELVPDYDLNLMQPNQTLNTLSAAILSKMDNVLKEVKPDLVLVHGDTTTSSIVALSAFHLGIKVGHVEAGLRSYNKRAPFPEEINRQFTSKIADIHFAPTKGAMQNLLDEGIQLNNIVHTGNTVIDALLWTIEKIKQKGFCNREIVLLKKMIPLDKKIILVTGHRRENYGLGFSNVCDSLLTIAKRDDVRIVYPVHLNPNVKGIVNEKLANQKNVYLISPVTYPAFVWLMMQSFLIVTDSGGIQEEAPTLGKPVLITRDISERPEGLDAGFSTIVGTNQLDIEKQIIHHLEEFNGFGNIQNPYGTGIASKVIVDFLLNTYR
- a CDS encoding glycosyltransferase family 2 protein encodes the protein MSPKVSIIVATYNRANFIVEALQSIQSQVFNDWECIIIDDGGTDNTIEVLTPILQKDNRFRYFKRTDNYQKGLPGSRNYGLDLAQGDYIIFFDDDDIAHPQNLELCVHELADPAISFCRYIRNVFTGDFDYTIFDFSKSYTSFDIGKKDIYRILTNELQFNSCAVMWKKVCFVENKFEESLMYAEEWELYSRIITSGFKGVSISKTLFYGRKHPNSNTGEFYQNNPTRRSSFAMAIILVVSDLERKRILSKLILRYFITRSIEFKEYDLFCRIITELKISLLEKLKWYFFYMLLPLRLIIYRIKKRINRKKT